The DNA window cagaaaaggaaaaggaaaaaaaaacagcaGCCACTCTAGTGAGGATGAAGACAACGAAAGTGATCGAAGTGACACTGACAGTGATGAATCATTTAGaatagaatatttaaaaggaGAAGAGAGTGAGAAGAATATTTTTGGAGATAACTCCTTCTCtgaggaaaataaaaaggaaacgAGTGATTCTTTTGATTCATATGATTCAATTATCGTGAAAAAGagcaaaacaaaaagaaaggGTTTGAAAACGAACGAGTCGCATATTTTAATTGAGAGTGCACTGCATCAGATATATTGGAATAGAATAATATTAGACGAAGCtcatagaataaaaaatagaacgaCATCAACAACTCAatcaatatttaatttaaaatgttcaGGTTATAGGTGGTGTTTAACTGGAACACCATTGCAAAATAGGATTGGAGATTTATATAGTTTAATTCGATTTTTAGAATTCTATCCGtatgcatattatttttgttccaAAAAGGATTGTAAATGTTTATTGCTAAATTATGAAATGAGAGACAACAAATATTGTTATGTTTGTAATCATTCTAGAATAAATCATTTTaactattttaataaaagaattttaaaacCAATACAATCTTTTGGGTATAATGGAGAAGGCGTTTCAagtatgttttatttaagaaatgatattttggataaaatattactaagAAGAACTAAAAGTGAgagaaaaaatgatataaaactAAAGCCATTAATTATTAGTATACGGAAAGACAAATTATCAAACGAAGAAAAGGATTTTTATGAAtctttatataaacaaacaTCAACACAATTTGATACATATGTTAAGTCAAACACAGTTCTTCATAATTATGCCCATATTTTTGATTTGTTAAGTAGATTAAGACAAGCAGCTGATCAtccatatttaattttatttggaaatacttttttaagtGATCCATCaggaaaatttataaaaaaaaattcttcaaTTATTCCAGCTATTTCTAGTGATTATGTATGTGGTATATGTTTAGAAAATGCAccgaaaaaaagtaatattacTACAAAGTGTaatcataattttcataaaactTGTTTGAAGCAATATATAGATAGTTTTGAAATAGAGAATAGATCTAGTATTAATCAAAATGATATGGAAGAAACATCGGATTTATTGAAATCCAAAACGTATGATTTTGTAAgcaataattatgaaaacacAATATGTAGTAATAAAGATattgtatttaataataacaatgatGAGTCGGatggaaaattaaataagaaagCAAAATCTATTTCAGTAGTTAAGTTTAAAGATAAGGAAAAATCTGAATTCATTAATCTATTAAATAACGAAGAGAATATGAAGGATTATCCTTTAGGTTGCCCAGTATGTTACGTACCATTGACTGTTGATTTTCATCTTTTAAATGAAGCAGATGAACatgatgatgaagaaattattatatgtaaagaagaaacaacatatattaataggaGTTTTATAAATAGAATTAACATTCAAGAATTTCAGACAAGTACGAAAATAGAAGCCATATTTGAAGAAGTTCAAAGAGTTATAAATACTACTGATGACaaatgtttaatattttctcaGTATTGTTCCATGCTGGATTTAATTGAATATCagttaaaaaagaacaacATTATATGTTCCAAATTATTAGGTTACATGTCTATGGTGtcaagaaataatatattgtataatttCAATCAAGATAAGCAACTTAGAGTTCTACTTATCAGTTTGAAAGCAGGTGGAGAAGGTTTAAATTTGCAAGTAGCAAATAGAATTTTTATTGTTGACCCATGGTGGAATCCAGCAGCAGAATTACAGGCTATTCAAAGGGCACATCGTATTGGTCAAACAAAGACAGTTTATGCTATTCGTTTCATTATAGAAAATACAgtggaagaaaaaattatccaATTACAAGATAAAAAGCAGTTAGTATTTGACTGCACAATTGGGGATTCGGGGAATGCTATGCAGAAGCTAACAAAAGAGGACTTGGCTTTCCTCTTCCATGCATAAAGCaaatatggatatatatacatatatatatatatatatatatatgtaaagtaaaattaaactaATAAAGGTggatctttttttttttttttttcatctttaaggaaaaattataacaggggaaaaaaaaggaatattacTAATGGGTTATTATTATGCTTACATTATGATTGCCTTCTGCATCTTAGCACACATTACTGCATATATTTTGAACGCATCgcaaatgtatatgtgtacatacatacatacatacatgtgttCACAATGAgttccttttaatttttttaaaaaattgcataACTATAACATAACTTACAAACACTTTTgtcaatttaaaaaaagtttttcaaaaaaaaaggtaaaattaattaagaagataacaaaaaaaaaaaaaaaaagggggaaatatacaaatttacCAAATAGCTATATTCCCATCCGAATgaattgttaataatttgtCATTTAAAATGCAATTAGTTCCATTTATTTCTCCAAGTTggttatttataatattgaaaTAAGAATGGGTTAAGATATCATACGATACTATATTATAAGGATATGagcatattaatttttttccatcCAACGAAAAAATTGGATAAGATTTGGGTGTTTGATATGTAAGGTCATTTTTTGGATTTTCAAAAGactgtaaaaaattaattttatttgcgTTCAGTAATTTCAGTTTTCCACTAACAGACTGTATAGCTATTAACTGATCATCTGGAGAATAATTTaatccatatattttttcattaaatagtTTTTTATCGTATAATATAGAATTACATAGACTTTTATTATGTACCCTTATATCATAACAAATAACAGAACCACTATGCGTACCAATTAGTACATGCGATCCGTAATTCGATATAGCTGAACaagtaattaaattatttacatgaATAGTATTGTAacaacaattttttttcatgttccAAAATTTAATTGTTCCGTCTACACTAGTTGagtaaaaaagagaataatCAGTTAGGTAATTATGTAAAGACTTTTCATCCGTATAAATgaaatcatttaaaaaattaactgatgttattttctctttatgGCCATAATATGAATGTTCTACTTtactttttacattatttattaaacatatattattatttgccATAGCTGCTACAGAATATAATCGTGAGggatgtatacatatattatatgctgGTATTTTGCTgttcaatatataaaaacatttaacacattttaatttattttcttttacatatataaaagcaATTTTCCCGTCTTCTCCACAAGTAACAACCATATTATGATACGGTTCCTCTTGATCgcaattttttataagtacTTCATTTTGCACAAAACATTGCCTTATCATCTGcgtattactattactattccTGTTAATGCCGCAGTCACTATTGCTGTCAATGTAGCTATCACTGTTTCTGGCATTATTTCTATTCCTGCTGTTATTCTTGTTGTCGTTATTTTCACTGTCTGTAGTAATAATTCCATTCACATCATTGGACATCcgtaaattataaaatttactatCACCATTCAAGTTCAACATTCTCATCTTTGTTTCTACTCTGTTTTTGGAGTTGGTTAAATATTCTAAAGAATCTCTTATATCTGTTTTCGGAGTGGTGCAAAAACATAGTATACTGCTACTCGTATGTACatttagaaatttttttattttaaaaaaacctTCATTGCGTTTGATATTTCTTGAATATGTGGAAGTGGGGTATGCTTCAATAACTTTACTTTTCAAACTGTTTTCTTCATAAGGGTTATTGCGATTTTTCATGtgttctttaatttttaacacGCTGTTACTTAATAATTTAGAAGAGTAACTAATCCTTTTGTTGTTACGTGGGTCGTGATAATTTTTACCATCCAGCTCCTCTTCAGTACTATATTTGTCTCTCGAATATGTCTtcatattatcattatttgtatatgttaATGGATCATCGGTATAAtcaatttcttctttttctgcTAATGGTTGTTTTGTATTATGCACGTAATGTAATTTATctaagtataaatatacacggaatttttgttttttaaaaaaaatatgtttcgatttatattctttttttgttctatGCACATTGTTTCCAACTTTTTTCCTCATTCTTTTGTTCATGctatattcaattttttttaattgacgTTTATACGATTTTTTGCATgttaacaaatatttaaggagattttcattttctactttttttttaaacagtACATTTCTTAAAGCAAAATATTCCttatccatttttattttgtaatttttcatttcatataCCTGCTTTAGTAGTTTAAAATATGCAAGTCTTATATTGTCATATTCTCGCATCAGTTTAGCATTTCTCCTGTCCTTTAAGTCTATTTTACTCTGGagcaatttattattattttcatatagttttattacttgtttttttttatttagactttcttctaatttaaaaagttctttttttttttcaaaaagttCCTCTTCTCTTTTAATAATACCATTATGCagtgttttattttctttatttgtaatatttagcagtttttccttttcatttaagctgttttttaaaagaagaatgAGTTCATCATTTTTCCCTTTCTGTTTAATAACTTCTAAGAATTCTTTCTTTGAAATTAAATTCTGGCAATCATTTTGACTTATGTCAAAAGCGGGGGTAcctaatatattaattttcaaaTTGTTCAAAGGATTATGGTAATCATTATCCTTTTTCTTCGTACATTCGTCAGTTAATGgatcatcatttttttttaaattattttccattaatattttactttcaAATGACAAACTGAACTTACTGTTATTTAgtaagtaaatattttcagACGTAAATGAAGCAATAATAgctaataatttatttttttcatcaacTAAGGAATTATATGAAGCTAAAACATCTTGATAGTTCTCACTTTGACTGATATTTCTTTGTTTAAGGCGGTATAAAATTGTGCTTTTCCAAGCTTCagtcattttattttat is part of the Plasmodium malariae genome assembly, chromosome: 14 genome and encodes:
- the PmUG01_14084100 gene encoding conserved Plasmodium protein, unknown function produces the protein MTEAWKSTILYRLKQRNISQSENYQDVLASYNSLVDEKNKLLAIIASFTSENIYLLNNSKFSLSFESKILMENNLKKNDDPLTDECTKKKDNDYHNPLNNLKINILGTPAFDISQNDCQNLISKKEFLEVIKQKGKNDELILLLKNSLNEKEKLLNITNKENKTLHNGIIKREEELFEKKKELFKLEESLNKKKQVIKLYENNNKLLQSKIDLKDRRNAKLMREYDNIRLAYFKLLKQVYEMKNYKIKMDKEYFALRNVLFKKKVENENLLKYLLTCKKSYKRQLKKIEYSMNKRMRKKVGNNVHRTKKEYKSKHIFFKKQKFRVYLYLDKLHYVHNTKQPLAEKEEIDYTDDPLTYTNNDNMKTYSRDKYSTEEELDGKNYHDPRNNKRISYSSKLLSNSVLKIKEHMKNRNNPYEENSLKSKVIEAYPTSTYSRNIKRNEGFFKIKKFLNVHTSSSILCFCTTPKTDIRDSLEYLTNSKNRVETKMRMLNLNGDSKFYNLRMSNDVNGIITTDSENNDNKNNSRNRNNARNSDSYIDSNSDCGINRNSNSNTQMIRQCFVQNEVLIKNCDQEEPYHNMVVTCGEDGKIAFIYVKENKLKCVKCFYILNSKIPAYNICIHPSRLYSVAAMANNNICLINNVKSKVEHSYYGHKEKITSVNFLNDFIYTDEKSLHNYLTDYSLFYSTSVDGTIKFWNMKKNCCYNTIHVNNLITCSAISNYGSHVLIGTHSGSVICYDIRVHNKSLCNSILYDKKLFNEKIYGLNYSPDDQLIAIQSVSGKLKLLNANKINFLQSFENPKNDLTYQTPKSYPIFSLDGKKLICSYPYNIVSYDILTHSYFNIINNQLGEINGTNCILNDKLLTIHSDGNIAIW